One part of the Palaemon carinicauda isolate YSFRI2023 chromosome 23, ASM3689809v2, whole genome shotgun sequence genome encodes these proteins:
- the LOC137617685 gene encoding uncharacterized protein, with protein MLLFVLVTSFTIANVTFVPETSVAIANVTFVPVTSVTVANVTFVPVTSVTVANVTFVPASSFTIANVTFVPASSFTIANVTFVPASSFTIANVTFVPASSFTIANVTFVPETSVAIANVTFVPVTSVTVANVTFVPASSFTIANVTFVPASSFTIANVTFVPETSVAIANVTFVPVTSVTVTNVTFVPASSFTIANVTFVPVTSFTIVNVTFVLSFL; from the coding sequence ATGTTACTTTTCGTTCTTGTAACTTCATTTACGATTGCTAATGTTACTTTCGTTCCTGAAACATCAGTTGCAATTGCTAATGTTACTTTCGTTCCTGTAACGTCAGTTACGGTTGCTAATGTTACTTTCGTTCCTGTAACGTCAGTTACGGTTGCTAATGTTACTTTCGTTCCTGCATCGTCATTTACGATTGCTAATGTTACTTTCGTTCCTGCATCGTCATTTACGATTGCTAATGTTACTTTCGTTCCTGCATCGTCATTTACGATTGCTAATGTTACTTTCGTTCCTGCATCGTCATTTACGATTGCTAATGTTACTTTCGTTCCTGAAACATCAGTTGCAATTGCTAATGTTACTTTCGTTCCTGTAACGTCAGTTACGGTTGCTAATGTTACTTTCGTTCCTGCATCGTCATTTACGATTGCTAATGTTACTTTCGTTCCTGCATCGTCATTTACGATTGCTAATGTTACTTTCGTTCCTGAAACATCAGTTGCAATTGCTAATGTTACTTTCGTTCCTGTAACGTCAGTTACGGTTACTAATGTTACTTTCGTTCCTGCATCGTCATTTACGATTGCTAATGTTACCTTCGTTCCTGTAACGTCATTTACGATTGTTAATGTTACTTTCGTCCTTTCGTTCTTGTAA